One Pleurocapsa sp. PCC 7327 DNA segment encodes these proteins:
- a CDS encoding GNAT family N-acetyltransferase, with the protein MSCAISQKQIRDATEADLPAIVEIYNASIPSRMATADLEPVSVESRKRWFDEHSPTSRPLWVMENNNTIVGWLSFQSFYGRPAYHKTAEVSLYISVLHRRQGIGEQLLQQAIQKSPELGLDTLVGFIFAHNRPSLQLFAKYHFQQWGYLPKVAELDGIKRGLVIVGKKVG; encoded by the coding sequence ATGTCTTGCGCGATCTCTCAAAAACAGATTCGAGACGCAACTGAAGCCGACTTACCCGCTATCGTCGAGATTTACAATGCCAGCATTCCCTCTCGCATGGCAACAGCAGATCTAGAACCTGTATCCGTTGAAAGTCGTAAGCGCTGGTTTGACGAACATTCTCCTACCAGCCGACCGCTCTGGGTGATGGAAAATAATAATACAATCGTGGGATGGTTGAGTTTTCAATCTTTTTATGGTCGTCCTGCCTATCATAAAACCGCAGAAGTCAGTCTCTACATTTCTGTGCTTCACCGCCGCCAAGGGATCGGAGAACAACTTCTGCAACAGGCAATCCAAAAAAGTCCCGAACTAGGACTCGATACTCTGGTCGGTTTTATTTTTGCCCACAATCGACCGAGCTTGCAACTGTTCGCCAAATATCATTTTCAGCAGTGGGGATATTTGCCAAAAGTGGCGGAATTAGATGGGATAAAGCGAGGTTTGGTTATTGTTGGCAAGAAAGTTGGTTGA
- a CDS encoding universal stress protein, translating to MGYQKILVALDRSSQSEIVFDSALEIAKEFGAALMVFHCLPIETPAMTPYANLYGEELINFAQAIHQRLEEETQQVQQWLRKCSQKAIEREVSTELDYKVGDAGPWICEMASNWGADLIVLGRRGRRGLAEMFLGSVSNYVIHHASCSVLVVQGGSA from the coding sequence ATGGGATATCAAAAAATTTTAGTAGCGCTCGATCGCTCGTCGCAAAGTGAAATTGTCTTTGACAGCGCCCTAGAAATCGCTAAAGAGTTCGGTGCTGCTTTGATGGTGTTTCATTGTTTGCCGATCGAAACTCCGGCAATGACCCCTTATGCCAATCTCTATGGCGAAGAACTAATTAATTTTGCTCAAGCTATCCACCAACGGCTAGAAGAAGAAACCCAGCAAGTCCAGCAGTGGCTGAGGAAATGCTCTCAGAAAGCGATCGAACGGGAAGTCTCGACAGAATTGGATTACAAGGTTGGCGATGCGGGACCCTGGATTTGTGAGATGGCTAGTAATTGGGGCGCAGATTTAATTGTTCTCGGTCGTCGCGGCAGGCGGGGTTTAGCAGAAATGTTTTTAGGAAGCGTCAGCAATTACGTCATTCACCACGCCAGTTGTTCGGTTTTGGTCGTGCAAGGAGGTAGTGCTTAG
- the sat gene encoding sulfate adenylyltransferase: MTTHTDGIAPHGGQLINRVATPAEREEFLAQAEYLPRVRLDERATSDLIAIAIGGFSPLKGFMEQADYEKVVDDMHMVNGLAWSIPVTLPVSEEVAEPLKEGNWVRLDDSDGKFIGVLELTQKYRYNKAHEAINVYRTDDVNHPGVRVLYEQGAINLAGPVWLLQRDPHPLFPKYQIDPAESRKLFKEKGWQTIVGFQTRNPIHRAHEYIQKCALEVVDGLFLHPLVGATKSDDIPADVRMRCYEIMLEKYFPKERVILAINPCSMRYAGPREAIFHAILRKNYGCTHFIVGRDHAGVGDYYGTYDGQKIFDEFDPQELGIVPMKFEHAFYCTRTQQMATSKTSPSTKEERIHLSGTKVREMLRRGELPPPEFSRPEVAAELAKAMMQANGN, encoded by the coding sequence ATGACTACACATACGGATGGAATTGCGCCTCATGGCGGTCAACTGATTAATCGCGTAGCCACTCCTGCGGAACGCGAAGAATTTTTAGCTCAAGCAGAGTATTTGCCCCGCGTCCGACTCGACGAACGGGCGACTTCCGACCTGATCGCGATCGCCATCGGTGGATTTAGTCCCCTCAAGGGTTTCATGGAACAGGCAGACTACGAGAAGGTCGTAGACGATATGCACATGGTCAACGGTCTTGCCTGGTCGATTCCCGTTACCCTGCCAGTGAGCGAGGAAGTCGCCGAACCCCTCAAAGAAGGCAACTGGGTACGACTCGACGACTCCGACGGCAAATTTATCGGCGTATTGGAACTAACGCAGAAATACCGCTACAACAAAGCCCACGAAGCGATTAACGTCTATCGCACTGACGACGTCAACCATCCCGGCGTTCGCGTTCTCTACGAACAGGGAGCGATTAATTTAGCCGGTCCCGTCTGGTTGCTTCAGCGCGATCCCCACCCACTCTTTCCCAAGTATCAAATCGATCCGGCCGAATCGCGAAAACTCTTCAAAGAGAAAGGCTGGCAAACGATCGTCGGCTTCCAAACTCGCAATCCCATCCACCGCGCCCACGAATATATCCAAAAATGCGCCCTAGAAGTTGTAGACGGCCTCTTTCTCCATCCCCTCGTCGGCGCGACGAAAAGCGACGACATTCCTGCTGACGTGCGGATGCGCTGTTACGAAATTATGCTGGAGAAATATTTTCCGAAAGAGCGGGTGATTTTAGCTATCAATCCCTGTTCGATGCGCTATGCGGGTCCCAGAGAAGCCATTTTCCACGCTATCCTTCGCAAAAACTATGGCTGCACCCACTTTATCGTCGGTCGCGACCATGCTGGCGTGGGCGATTACTACGGCACCTACGACGGACAAAAAATCTTCGACGAATTCGATCCGCAAGAATTAGGGATCGTGCCGATGAAGTTCGAGCACGCTTTCTACTGTACTCGCACCCAACAAATGGCGACCAGCAAAACCAGTCCGAGTACGAAAGAAGAACGCATTCACCTTTCAGGAACCAAAGTCAGAGAAATGTTGCGGCGAGGCGAACTCCCTCCGCCTGAATTTTCTCGTCCGGAGGTGGCAGCCGAATTAGCCAAAGCCATGATGCAAGCCAACGGAAATTAA
- a CDS encoding caspase family protein has protein sequence MGLNRRTFLQKAGLGLLALGASHSRLPLGINRYYQTLAAPTPRKLALLVGINEYPDSTSLKGCLTDVELQQELLVHRFGFKSQDILTLTGQQAGREAIESAFLEHLIEQATPGDVVVFHFSGYGRQVKVPETVDKSYRLVNSLMPSDSILTTKGTPATNDLLEETLLLLGRSLATNKVTFVLDTSYCSTGRLLQGNLRVRSFPTLAENPNPEELATQEQLQRRLNAALPTWKSTGTSSSGTILSAAGRERVATEIAIDGLNAGLFTHTLTQYLWQVAPASRILVAMTRTAEQMAVAIGMCQEPQQISGDKQPLLTYYLMPENPIGAEGVITRLEDDRAVEILLAGLPAYVLAHYGLNSCLMVVPSPDSKEVVVQIRSREGLKAKARLLEAPDERPMPLKVGQLLQESIRILPRHLSLTVALDPSLERIERVDATSALASVAAVAGAIAAGEQAADCVLSKVRAADSSGTTLASTQDNLGVALGWEGYGLLSAGGVALANAKGSGSEAVKSAIARLEPQFKQLLAAKWWRLTANEGSSNLAVSATLEIAGKPPQSLIRRDTRRQAFGADNSSLPANTTATGETAVLPRLPIGTQIQYRLENLSDRPIYFLLLGIDSGGRAIALHAPRLARESAPAEASSQLKERCLLPGEQLVVPNPTASVNWLASAPAGLAEMHVVCAHAPFAKTVEALSSKEYLKGDREQIFKVPNPLEVALALLQDLHDASAVKSEIIGSLTDVYALDTKAWATLSFVYQVVSSSQ, from the coding sequence ATGGGATTGAATCGGCGGACTTTTTTGCAAAAGGCTGGGTTGGGGTTGCTGGCCCTAGGAGCCAGTCATAGCCGACTGCCATTGGGAATCAACCGATACTATCAAACTCTGGCAGCGCCAACGCCTCGCAAATTAGCCCTGTTGGTAGGGATTAACGAGTATCCCGACAGCACCAGTTTAAAAGGCTGCCTGACGGATGTAGAACTACAGCAAGAATTGCTCGTTCATCGCTTTGGCTTTAAGTCGCAAGACATTCTCACGCTGACGGGGCAGCAAGCCGGGCGAGAAGCCATAGAAAGCGCTTTTCTCGAACATCTCATCGAACAGGCAACGCCAGGAGATGTGGTCGTCTTTCACTTTAGCGGTTACGGCAGACAGGTAAAAGTTCCTGAGACGGTTGATAAATCTTATCGACTCGTCAATAGCTTGATGCCTAGCGATAGCATTCTAACTACCAAAGGCACGCCTGCAACTAACGATTTGCTCGAAGAAACGCTGCTTTTGCTGGGGCGATCGCTAGCCACCAATAAAGTCACTTTCGTTTTAGATACCAGCTATTGCAGTACGGGTCGCCTGCTTCAGGGAAACTTGCGGGTGCGTTCTTTTCCTACCCTGGCAGAAAACCCCAATCCAGAGGAATTGGCAACTCAAGAACAACTGCAACGTCGGTTGAATGCTGCCTTGCCAACCTGGAAATCTACTGGAACGAGCAGCTCCGGTACGATCCTCTCAGCCGCCGGAAGGGAGAGAGTGGCAACGGAAATCGCGATCGATGGGTTGAATGCGGGCTTATTTACCCATACCCTGACCCAGTATCTCTGGCAAGTTGCCCCAGCTAGTAGAATTCTCGTCGCCATGACGAGAACTGCCGAGCAAATGGCAGTGGCGATCGGCATGTGTCAGGAACCCCAGCAAATTAGCGGCGATAAGCAACCTTTGTTGACTTATTATTTAATGCCTGAAAATCCTATCGGTGCAGAAGGAGTCATCACTCGTTTAGAAGACGATCGTGCTGTTGAGATTCTACTCGCCGGACTTCCTGCTTACGTTCTCGCCCATTACGGACTTAATTCCTGTTTGATGGTTGTCCCATCGCCCGACTCGAAAGAAGTCGTAGTGCAAATTCGCTCGCGGGAGGGCTTGAAGGCAAAAGCAAGGCTGCTAGAAGCTCCAGACGAGCGACCTATGCCGCTAAAAGTAGGGCAGCTTCTCCAAGAATCGATTCGCATCCTGCCGCGCCATTTAAGCCTGACAGTGGCACTCGATCCCAGTTTGGAGCGGATCGAACGAGTGGATGCTACCAGTGCATTGGCGAGCGTTGCCGCAGTTGCTGGGGCGATCGCGGCGGGAGAACAAGCAGCAGATTGCGTGTTGAGTAAGGTTCGAGCTGCAGATTCTTCGGGCACAACCCTAGCCTCTACTCAAGACAATCTCGGCGTTGCCCTGGGGTGGGAAGGGTACGGATTATTGTCTGCCGGAGGAGTTGCTCTGGCAAACGCTAAAGGTTCGGGCAGCGAAGCGGTCAAATCGGCGATCGCACGATTGGAACCCCAATTCAAACAACTGCTGGCAGCCAAGTGGTGGCGGCTAACGGCAAACGAAGGCTCGTCGAACCTCGCAGTTAGCGCGACGCTGGAGATCGCGGGGAAACCCCCTCAATCCCTCATTCGGCGAGATACTCGCAGGCAAGCGTTTGGGGCGGATAACTCGTCTTTACCAGCAAATACCACCGCAACGGGCGAAACCGCTGTCTTGCCGCGCCTGCCGATTGGCACTCAGATCCAGTATCGACTGGAAAATTTGAGCGATCGCCCGATTTATTTCCTGCTGCTGGGCATTGATTCTGGGGGAAGGGCAATTGCCCTACACGCTCCCCGACTGGCGCGAGAATCCGCCCCGGCGGAGGCGAGTTCTCAATTGAAGGAGCGATGCCTTCTTCCAGGCGAGCAACTCGTCGTTCCCAATCCTACTGCCTCGGTTAACTGGCTCGCATCGGCTCCGGCAGGATTGGCAGAAATGCACGTCGTTTGCGCCCATGCCCCATTTGCCAAGACCGTTGAAGCGCTAAGCTCTAAAGAATATCTTAAAGGCGATCGCGAACAAATCTTCAAAGTACCCAATCCGCTAGAAGTCGCTCTGGCATTGCTACAAGACTTGCATGACGCTAGTGCCGTCAAAAGCGAAATTATTGGCTCTCTAACCGATGTCTATGCTTTGGATACCAAGGCTTGGGCTACATTAAGCTTTGTTTATCAAGTCGTCTCGTCAAGTCAGTAG
- the ppsA gene encoding phosphoenolpyruvate synthase — protein MGSIEREKALILWFEEVGTEDVGLVGGKNSSLGEMIQQLQPKGINVPNGFATTAHAYWHFIESAGLENKLRKIFADLDVDDVNNLQERGQYARSLILNTPFPADLQEAIANAYTSLCERFGSATRQQVDVAVRSSATAEDLPEASFAGQQETYLNVYGIKAVIESCHKCFASLFTDRAISYRQHNGFDHFAVALSVGIQKMVRSDLASSGVMFSIDTETGFKDAVFITAAYGLGENVVQGAVNPDEYLVFKPTLKQGYRPILDKRLGSKAIKLVYDTGGSKLTKNVAVPKADRGKFCLNSDEILQLAKWAIQIEDHYSQVRGTYTPMDIEWAKDGITGELFIVQARPETVQSQKSGNVLKTYRLKESTQVLATGRSVGAAIGQGKARVILDVGKLNVFQPGEVLITHRTDPDWEPIMKKASAIVTNQGGRTCHAAIIAREMGIPAIVGSGNGTEVIKSGQEVTISCAEGEEGRVYEGLLDFEVTETTLDNLPRTRTQIFMNVGNPEQAFSLASLPCDGVGLARLEFIIANHIKAHPLALIHFDELQDDSVKAEIAELTKLHQDKPQFFVDKLARGIGTIAAAFYPKPVIVRMSDFKSNEYANLLGGRQFEPKEENPMLGWRGASRYYDPLYQQAFALECEAILKVRDRMGLTNVIPMIPFCRTPEEGQRVIEEMAKNGLKRGENGLQVYVMCELPSNVILADEYCEVFDGFSIGSNDLTQLTLGLDRDSALVAHLFDERNRGVKRMVKMAIEAAKAKGRKIGICGQAPSDYPEFAKFLVELGIDSISLNPDSVLSTLLKVAEVEGVKA, from the coding sequence ATGGGATCGATAGAAAGAGAAAAAGCTTTAATACTATGGTTTGAAGAAGTAGGGACAGAAGATGTCGGTTTAGTAGGCGGGAAAAACTCTTCTTTAGGCGAAATGATCCAACAGTTACAGCCCAAAGGGATTAACGTCCCAAACGGATTTGCAACGACTGCCCATGCCTATTGGCATTTTATTGAATCGGCGGGTTTAGAGAACAAATTACGGAAAATTTTTGCCGATTTAGATGTAGATGATGTTAATAATTTGCAGGAACGGGGACAATATGCGCGATCGCTAATTCTCAATACGCCTTTCCCAGCGGACTTGCAAGAAGCGATCGCCAATGCATATACAAGTTTATGCGAACGATTCGGGAGTGCAACTCGCCAACAGGTTGATGTGGCGGTTCGTTCTAGCGCAACGGCTGAAGATTTACCAGAAGCTAGTTTTGCCGGTCAACAGGAAACCTATCTCAACGTCTATGGGATCAAAGCCGTTATAGAATCCTGTCATAAATGCTTCGCCTCTCTGTTTACCGATCGCGCGATTTCCTATCGCCAGCACAACGGATTCGACCATTTTGCCGTTGCCCTTTCCGTCGGCATTCAGAAAATGGTGCGTTCTGACTTAGCCTCCTCTGGAGTCATGTTCTCCATCGACACCGAGACGGGTTTTAAAGATGCGGTCTTTATTACTGCTGCCTACGGATTAGGAGAAAACGTGGTTCAAGGGGCAGTCAACCCCGACGAATATCTAGTCTTCAAACCCACTCTCAAACAAGGGTATCGTCCTATTTTGGACAAACGGCTGGGCAGCAAAGCGATTAAGCTGGTTTACGATACGGGCGGATCGAAGCTGACCAAAAATGTCGCCGTACCTAAAGCCGATCGAGGGAAATTCTGTCTCAATAGCGACGAGATTTTACAGCTGGCAAAGTGGGCAATTCAAATTGAAGACCATTACTCTCAAGTCCGGGGAACTTACACCCCAATGGATATTGAATGGGCAAAAGATGGAATTACCGGAGAATTATTTATCGTTCAGGCGCGTCCTGAAACCGTTCAATCCCAGAAATCCGGCAATGTCCTCAAAACCTATCGATTGAAAGAAAGCACCCAAGTATTGGCGACGGGGCGCAGCGTCGGGGCGGCGATCGGACAGGGAAAAGCAAGAGTTATTCTAGATGTAGGCAAACTTAATGTCTTCCAACCAGGAGAAGTCCTAATCACCCATCGCACCGATCCCGACTGGGAACCGATTATGAAAAAAGCCAGCGCGATCGTTACTAACCAGGGAGGACGCACTTGCCACGCTGCTATTATTGCCCGCGAGATGGGAATTCCTGCCATTGTGGGTTCTGGAAATGGCACAGAAGTCATTAAATCGGGTCAAGAGGTGACGATTTCTTGCGCCGAAGGAGAAGAAGGTCGGGTTTATGAAGGTTTACTCGACTTTGAAGTCACAGAAACTACCTTAGACAATCTGCCTCGCACCCGTACGCAAATTTTCATGAATGTAGGCAATCCCGAACAAGCCTTTTCTCTCGCCAGCCTTCCCTGCGACGGGGTAGGGTTAGCCCGTTTGGAATTCATCATCGCTAACCACATTAAAGCCCACCCATTAGCCTTAATTCACTTCGACGAGTTGCAAGATGACTCGGTAAAAGCAGAAATTGCCGAGTTGACCAAACTGCATCAAGATAAACCCCAGTTCTTTGTCGATAAGTTGGCGCGGGGCATAGGCACGATCGCGGCGGCTTTCTATCCCAAACCCGTCATCGTGCGGATGTCTGACTTCAAATCTAACGAATATGCCAATCTTTTGGGCGGTCGTCAGTTTGAACCCAAAGAAGAAAACCCCATGCTGGGATGGCGCGGTGCATCCCGTTACTACGATCCGCTGTATCAACAGGCTTTTGCCCTCGAATGCGAGGCAATACTCAAAGTACGCGATCGCATGGGCTTAACCAACGTCATTCCCATGATTCCCTTCTGTCGCACGCCGGAAGAAGGACAGCGGGTAATCGAAGAAATGGCAAAAAATGGCTTGAAACGCGGCGAAAATGGCTTGCAGGTCTATGTTATGTGCGAATTGCCCAGCAACGTCATTCTCGCCGACGAATACTGCGAAGTATTCGATGGGTTTTCCATCGGTTCCAACGATCTCACTCAGCTAACGCTAGGATTAGATCGCGATTCTGCCTTAGTTGCCCATCTGTTTGACGAACGCAACCGAGGGGTAAAGCGGATGGTGAAGATGGCAATTGAAGCGGCAAAAGCAAAAGGTCGCAAGATCGGTATTTGCGGTCAAGCGCCCAGCGATTATCCAGAGTTCGCTAAGTTCTTAGTTGAATTGGGAATCGATTCTATCAGCCTCAATCCCGATTCTGTCCTCTCAACTTTATTGAAGGTTGCAGAAGTGGAAGGCGTTAAAGCGTAA
- a CDS encoding SDR family oxidoreductase, with protein MKIALITGASSGIGAAFARELAARKTDVVLVARSEEKLARLAKQLQEQFQVRSEVIVQDLIAPGATQSIADAISEKGLTIDLLINNAGFGDYGAFVDRDLQRQVEMIQLNITALVELTYRFLPGMKQRGSGGIINVSSIAGFQPLPYLSVYAATKAFVLNFSEALWAENQGTGVRILALCPGATESEFFNVAKFPSSFAGENGNRYTPAEEVVRDALKALEQNQSHIVTGGVGNKLMVNLSRFFPRDWLVSAVEKQFRG; from the coding sequence ATGAAAATCGCATTAATCACTGGTGCATCTTCTGGAATTGGTGCAGCTTTTGCTAGAGAATTAGCTGCCCGCAAGACCGATGTGGTCTTAGTTGCTCGTTCTGAAGAGAAATTAGCCCGACTTGCCAAACAACTCCAAGAACAATTTCAGGTTCGCTCGGAGGTTATCGTCCAAGATCTTATCGCGCCAGGAGCAACGCAATCCATAGCTGATGCAATTTCTGAAAAAGGGTTGACAATAGATTTATTGATTAACAATGCGGGTTTTGGCGACTATGGCGCGTTTGTAGACAGAGACTTACAGCGACAGGTAGAGATGATTCAACTCAACATTACGGCGTTGGTTGAATTGACCTATCGATTTCTTCCCGGCATGAAACAACGCGGTTCGGGGGGAATCATCAATGTCTCTTCTATTGCAGGTTTTCAACCTCTGCCCTATCTATCTGTCTATGCTGCCACAAAAGCATTCGTCCTCAACTTTAGCGAAGCACTTTGGGCAGAAAATCAAGGCACTGGCGTTCGTATTTTAGCCTTATGTCCGGGAGCAACAGAATCTGAGTTCTTCAACGTTGCCAAGTTTCCCTCATCTTTTGCTGGTGAGAATGGGAATCGATATACTCCAGCCGAAGAAGTGGTCAGAGATGCCCTGAAAGCTTTAGAACAAAATCAGTCTCATATAGTTACTGGCGGTGTCGGTAATAAATTGATGGTTAATCTCTCTCGCTTTTTTCCGCGCGATTGGTTAGTTAGTGCAGTGGAGAAACAGTTTAGAGGTTAG
- a CDS encoding LptF/LptG family permease, with protein MKFDKPLYYLLKSQLGGISIMDRYIVTELIGPFLLSIGIFSSLGVAIGYSSDLINKVIESNLPIVQAAQVLLLKVPEFISYALPISVLLSSLMAFGRLSNNSEIIALRGCGVSLYRIVAPAIALSLLVTGITFLFNELVVPAANYRATAILVESIQEEHPFWQTRDIFYPDYEKVTLPNGETRQRLKSLFYAKQFDGKQMKMLTILQWLGENLNQIIISDSASWNGEQQTWDFFNGTIYKIASDTSYDETLSFDRRQIPFSRVPFDLAVLGRDPDEMNIAQAQAYMKLLRQTGDEKKLLMFEVRTQQKMAFPFVCLVFGVVGSALGSRPQHVSRATSFGLSVAIVFLYYVLGFSLGSFGTIGIFSPFLAAWLPNFIGLGVGLWLLGRTDSD; from the coding sequence ATGAAATTTGATAAACCGCTTTATTATTTACTCAAGTCGCAGCTTGGTGGCATATCAATTATGGATCGCTATATCGTCACTGAGTTAATCGGACCTTTTCTTTTAAGCATTGGCATTTTTTCTTCTTTAGGCGTTGCGATTGGTTACTCGTCCGACTTGATTAACAAAGTTATTGAATCCAATTTGCCAATCGTGCAAGCAGCACAAGTATTGCTGTTAAAAGTACCTGAGTTTATCTCCTATGCCTTGCCGATCTCAGTTCTTCTGTCTTCGCTAATGGCATTCGGTCGCCTCAGCAACAATAGCGAGATAATTGCCTTGCGCGGTTGCGGTGTCAGTCTCTATCGAATTGTAGCCCCCGCGATCGCGCTTAGCCTATTGGTTACGGGAATAACCTTTCTCTTCAACGAATTAGTCGTCCCCGCAGCCAATTATCGAGCTACAGCTATCTTAGTGGAATCCATTCAGGAAGAACATCCCTTTTGGCAGACGAGAGACATTTTCTATCCCGACTACGAGAAAGTGACGTTGCCCAACGGCGAAACTAGGCAGAGACTCAAAAGCTTATTTTATGCCAAACAATTTGATGGCAAACAGATGAAAATGCTGACTATTTTGCAATGGCTAGGAGAAAACTTAAACCAAATTATTATTTCTGACTCGGCAAGTTGGAACGGGGAACAACAAACTTGGGATTTTTTTAATGGCACGATCTATAAAATTGCTTCCGATACTTCCTACGACGAGACGCTTTCATTCGATCGCCGACAGATTCCCTTCTCCAGAGTTCCTTTCGATCTCGCCGTTCTCGGTCGCGATCCCGATGAAATGAACATTGCTCAAGCGCAAGCGTATATGAAACTCCTCCGACAGACAGGCGATGAAAAAAAACTTCTCATGTTTGAAGTGAGAACCCAACAAAAAATGGCATTTCCTTTTGTTTGTTTAGTATTTGGCGTAGTCGGATCGGCGTTAGGAAGTCGTCCTCAACACGTGAGTCGCGCAACCAGTTTTGGATTGAGCGTCGCGATCGTGTTTCTTTATTACGTGTTAGGATTCTCGCTGGGAAGCTTCGGCACGATTGGTATTTTTTCTCCTTTTCTGGCGGCGTGGTTGCCTAATTTTATCGGTTTGGGAGTGGGATTGTGGCTGTTAGGGAGAACCGACAGCGATTAA
- a CDS encoding IS630 transposase-related protein, which translates to MTGSQLKMKAYSLDLRPKIIDVYHQGNISQRQLAKQFGVALSSIEKLLKQDRQTGQIAPKVRIKQTPTKLNPEQLKVLQELVNSNKDATLEELRHQLVATTGVGISRST; encoded by the coding sequence ATGACTGGAAGTCAACTAAAAATGAAAGCCTATTCTCTTGACCTAAGACCAAAAATTATTGATGTTTATCATCAAGGCAATATATCTCAACGTCAATTAGCTAAACAATTCGGTGTTGCCTTAAGTTCGATCGAAAAATTACTCAAACAAGATCGACAAACCGGACAGATTGCTCCTAAAGTAAGAATCAAACAAACACCGACTAAACTTAACCCTGAACAATTAAAGGTTCTCCAAGAGTTAGTTAACAGTAATAAAGATGCTACTTTAGAAGAACTTCGTCATCAGTTAGTAGCCACTACGGGAGTGGGAATTAGTCGTTCAACTTGA